In the genome of Nymphaea colorata isolate Beijing-Zhang1983 chromosome 9, ASM883128v2, whole genome shotgun sequence, one region contains:
- the LOC116260773 gene encoding protein DEFECTIVE IN MERISTEM SILENCING 3-like isoform X1, producing the protein MWGSSNSPMFRQSQSQAPPSCSTVLHPELAIVISDGGNLATNKTNAVQNECNMEMVLGQTKRLEEDLQKLGYKIKHHEEKIEHLKIQSYNLDNSIKDIKGNLRSHRSSKKAEALCHNGENKQAEQETVDQILLQDKRAAGLLCRIKGLQTADCLLFKDVLGIVATLGKAPDDNLSRLFSEYLGLEKMLAIVCKTYEGIKALEKYDGEGKIDLRSGLHGLGTSIRRPISGRFLAICLEDLRPYVGKHVKEDPQKRLDLLKPRLPTGEYPPGFLGFAVNMITVDVMHLKYVTSSGHGLRETLFYALFSRLQVYRTRADMELAIPYISDGALSLDGGMIKSCGVFKLGRREDIDVRFPVSLNASSTTLSILESEEQLKQLIWNRERIDEDIGREKFVLDNVRTMYNKKRGELVNFLAQSAPLADKGEERNEIIKGCMLAALA; encoded by the exons AGTCAAGCCCCTCCTTCCTGTTCAACAGTGCTACATCCAGAATTGGCCATCGTGATATCTGATGGAGGAAATTTGGctacaaataaaacaaatgctGTGCAAAATGAATGCAATATGGAGATGGTCCTAGGTCAAACTAAG AGGCTTGAAGAAGATCTACAAAAGCTGGGATACAAAATCAAACATCATGAGGAAAAAATAGAACATTTGAAGATTCAGTCTTATAACTTAGACAACTCAATCAAAGACATCAAAG GTAACCTCCGATCGCATCGTTCATCAAAGAAAGCTGAAGCCCTTTGTCACAATGGTGAAAACAAGCAAGCTGAACAAGAAACTGTTGATCAGATATTACTGCAGGACAAAAGAGCCGCTGGTCTATTATGTCGGATAAAAGGCTTGCAAACAGCGGATTGCCTTTTGTTCAAAGATGTTCTTGGTATAGTTGCAACACTTGGAAAGGCACCAGATGATAACCTTAGCAG GCTTTTTTCAGAGTACCTCGGATTGGAGAAGATGTTGGCAATTGTGTGCAAGACGTATGAAGGCATAAAAGCTCTTGAAAAGTATGATGGTGAGGGCAAGATAGACTTAAGATCTGGCCTACATGGACTTGGGACAAGTATCAGAAGACCTATCAGTGGAAGATTCCTGGCAATTTGCCTTGAAGATCTAAG GCCTTATGTAGGAAAACATGTGAAGGAGGATCCACAGAAAAGGCTTGATTTGTTGAAGCCTAGACTTCCAACTGGGGAATACCCACCTGGCTTTCTTGGCTTTGCAGTGAATATGATTACTGTGGACGTTATGCATTTGAAATATGTTACGTCATCTGGCCATGGGTTGAGAGAAACATTGTTTTATGCCCTTTTCTCCCGTTTGCAAGTGTATAGGACCAGAGCCGATATGGAACTTGCTATTCCATACATAAGTGACGGTGCCCTCTCCTTGGATGGTGGAATGATTAAAAGCTGTGGTGTGTTTAAGCTTGGCCGGAG GGAAGACATCGATGTGAGGTTTCCTGTGAGTTTGAATGCTTCGTCAACGACACTGAGCATACTTGAATCCGAGGAACAACTTAAGCAGTTGATCTGGAACAGAGAGCGGATAGATGAGGACATTGGAAGGGAGAAGTTTGTTTTGGATAATGTCAGAACAATGTATAACAAGAAAAGAGGGGAACTTGTGAATTTTCTAGCTCAGAGTGCTCCATTGGCAGACAAG GGAGAGGAACGGAATGAGATAATCAAAGGATGTATGCTAGCTGCACTTGCTTGA
- the LOC116260773 gene encoding protein DEFECTIVE IN MERISTEM SILENCING 3-like isoform X2 — protein MWGSSNSPMFRQSQSQAPPSCSTVLHPELAIVISDGGNLATNKTNAVQNECNMEMVLGQTKRLEEDLQKLGYKIKHHEEKIEHLKIQSYNLDNSIKDIKGNLRSHRSSKKAEALCHNGENKQAEQETVDQILLQDKRAAGLLCRIKGLQTADCLLFKDVLGIVATLGKAPDDNLSRLFSEYLGLEKMLAIVCKTYEGIKALEKYDGEGKIDLRSGLHGLGTSIRRPISGRFLAICLEDLRPYVGKHVKEDPQKRLDLLKPRLPTGEYPPGFLGFAVNMITVDVMHLKYVTSSGHGLRETLFYALFSRLQVYRTRADMELAIPYISDGALSLDGGMIKSCGVFKLGRREDIDVRFPVSLNASSTTLSILESEEQLKQLIWNRERIDEDIGREKFVLDNVRTMYNKKRGELVNFLAQSAPLADKALLGQERNGIR, from the exons AGTCAAGCCCCTCCTTCCTGTTCAACAGTGCTACATCCAGAATTGGCCATCGTGATATCTGATGGAGGAAATTTGGctacaaataaaacaaatgctGTGCAAAATGAATGCAATATGGAGATGGTCCTAGGTCAAACTAAG AGGCTTGAAGAAGATCTACAAAAGCTGGGATACAAAATCAAACATCATGAGGAAAAAATAGAACATTTGAAGATTCAGTCTTATAACTTAGACAACTCAATCAAAGACATCAAAG GTAACCTCCGATCGCATCGTTCATCAAAGAAAGCTGAAGCCCTTTGTCACAATGGTGAAAACAAGCAAGCTGAACAAGAAACTGTTGATCAGATATTACTGCAGGACAAAAGAGCCGCTGGTCTATTATGTCGGATAAAAGGCTTGCAAACAGCGGATTGCCTTTTGTTCAAAGATGTTCTTGGTATAGTTGCAACACTTGGAAAGGCACCAGATGATAACCTTAGCAG GCTTTTTTCAGAGTACCTCGGATTGGAGAAGATGTTGGCAATTGTGTGCAAGACGTATGAAGGCATAAAAGCTCTTGAAAAGTATGATGGTGAGGGCAAGATAGACTTAAGATCTGGCCTACATGGACTTGGGACAAGTATCAGAAGACCTATCAGTGGAAGATTCCTGGCAATTTGCCTTGAAGATCTAAG GCCTTATGTAGGAAAACATGTGAAGGAGGATCCACAGAAAAGGCTTGATTTGTTGAAGCCTAGACTTCCAACTGGGGAATACCCACCTGGCTTTCTTGGCTTTGCAGTGAATATGATTACTGTGGACGTTATGCATTTGAAATATGTTACGTCATCTGGCCATGGGTTGAGAGAAACATTGTTTTATGCCCTTTTCTCCCGTTTGCAAGTGTATAGGACCAGAGCCGATATGGAACTTGCTATTCCATACATAAGTGACGGTGCCCTCTCCTTGGATGGTGGAATGATTAAAAGCTGTGGTGTGTTTAAGCTTGGCCGGAG GGAAGACATCGATGTGAGGTTTCCTGTGAGTTTGAATGCTTCGTCAACGACACTGAGCATACTTGAATCCGAGGAACAACTTAAGCAGTTGATCTGGAACAGAGAGCGGATAGATGAGGACATTGGAAGGGAGAAGTTTGTTTTGGATAATGTCAGAACAATGTATAACAAGAAAAGAGGGGAACTTGTGAATTTTCTAGCTCAGAGTGCTCCATTGGCAGACAAG GCTCTTCTTGGGCAGGAGAGAAACGGAATCAGATAA